In Solanum lycopersicum chromosome 3, SLM_r2.1, the genomic stretch AGATTCTCCTTTCAAGAGGAGGAGAATACCAAGAAACAAATTTCGCGGCAGCATTAGCCACTGTTTGATCGTGCCTGAAAAAAGAACATAATATGCAAACATTAGACAAGTTCAAAAATGAAGCATCCAAAATACTGATCAGGACCATTTGCAACAAGACTAACAAAAACAGAAGTGATCATCCAGAGGCAAatcaaacattaattaaatacaaaaaaaagtagCCTTAACCTGCTGTGGTGATGCCGATCTGGACCTTGACGGTGACCTAGATTTCGATCTAGATCTAGATCTCGACCTCGATCTCGACCTTGACATTGATCTGGACAATGACCTGGACCTGGATGCAGATTATGAGTTCAAGTGTTAAAAAAGCCTTGAAGATAAattgaaaatagaaaacaaaaggcTATATTAGTACctaccaaaaaaatacaaatttcaaGTAATATGCAATGTCATATACCTGGTCGACTTTACAGGAGATGCAGATCTAGACTTTGGCGGTGGTGATCTTGAAATTGAACGGGCAGGTGATCTGAACAAACACCCAGTAGTAAAACATCAAGAGACAAAGGAATGTACATAAACGAGTTCATTTATTATCTGCAACTTGATCTACCTCCTACTCTTCCTTGGAGTCTTGCTCCTGCTCCTGCTCCTGCTCCTGCTTCTGCTGCGGCTACGACTTCTTGAAGGGCTGCCCTTGTATTCTCTTACCTATATATGAAGAGAACAGAAAATTGAAATGAGCATCAACGTAAAAATACATTGCAAGTACGAAAATTCCTACTACTACTAACTCGAGTACACACGCTCACTGAATAATTGTATCGTAAAAATTCTAGATATCTGATACTCTctctgtttcaatttgtttaacTTAATTAGATTTGGCATGAAGTTTAAGGAAGTACAGAAGTCTTCTGAATCACGCACCCTTAAACAAAATATATGTATGATGTCACAAAATGACCTTTAATCTGTGGCCTTCAACAAGCCAAGTTGGATGTTTAAATCAAAGAgttaaaaattagaaaagagaCATTCTTTTTAGAACTGACTAAAATGATAGTAAGACAGACAAGTTGAACTAGGAGAGTATTATAAACCATCAAATCAGGAAATCACCACCATACCCCATGAATATGCTGAGAGATTAAGCATCGACATAAAATTAAAGTCTTTCCGAGAATTCGGATTGAacgaagaaacaaaaaaaatctagtgtaaataaaaaaaataagcaataCCCGGATGTAGGTTCTTGTCCAAGGATTCCTGAACTCAGTATCATCAAGTTTTCTTAtctgaacaaaaagaaaacatgttAAACCACAAGCTTGGTCCTTCTCCAAAGggataaatgaaataaaaaacaacCACCATCAAGGGAGTTGCAGATTAAACGTTCATGAATAATGGAACTAGCAAAACACAAGAATTACTTGCAGAggatattaataaaaataacgaCAAATAACCATCCTTCCAATGGTTAATGAACCAAGGAACTCAAAAATTCAGTAAACTCCATCATGATATAGGGTCGAACTCCTCAATGGAAAGAAGATAgcaatattgagtttaaaacccATTAGATGATGAGGCAGATAAGAAACTTACAGCATATTTCATGTCTTCATAATTTGTGTAGTCCACCAAGCCAAAGGTTCCTGATATGGACAAGAAAATTTAGAATTACAGACATAATCACAGAGTTAGCACAAGAACAGAACTCCAGCTTTTCTCAAACGTTTGCTCAAGGCACAATAAAGACAAGCGAATTGAAGCATGGTCTCAACCTAACCGTCTCAGAGCTTTGCTAAGAAGCGCCAATGTGCTAAGATGTACACCTTATTACAGCCGTGCACTGTCCCAAAGAGGGAAAGACTACTAGAGTTGGCAAAGTGATATATTAATCATTAAAGAACCATTTTATGAATGAATAACATAGTAATTAggaataagaaatcaaaatttaacATTAAGAGAACTCCACACTAAATCTGAAGAAATTAGAGCTAATATGcatttgaattagaaatttactaTGGTCTTCAAATGGTGGAATTCTTACTCTGAGCACTGATTTATATTTTCCAATTCTTCTATTCACATAATCAATTCTGGTCTCTCTGTAGcactttgttttcttaaattGCAAGTATAATTAGTTGTCCTCCATCCCTCCTTGATAAAAACACCACACTCTAGTTGCACTTAAATTCTTGGGAAATTTTCTGATCTTAACATACATGCAGTTTTTTCACCACGATTCCAGTATTCTAGAGTATTGTTTAAAATTCACAAGTAAAAGGATCCTATTAGATATGTCTTCAAGATGTAAGACTAGGTCATACCTTCACTGTCACGAGAAACCTCAGCAAAGCACACATCACCAGCTTTCCGCATATGATCCTGACATATTTTCCACCAGGTTACTGCAATTGCTACAGATACAAACCAAGATAGGGAGATATCCTGCCCACTTCACTTACCTTCAAATCTTGCCAAGAAGCAGAAGATGGAAGACCTCGAATAATAACTGTATATAGATGACAAGAAAAAGTCAAGAGACATCTATATGATCAGGGACAATTACATCTACAGCAATCAAGACAAAGAACTTCACAAGACATTCAAATAAGTTATAGTGGAACCTCGGTAATCAGAATGCCGAGAAATGCCATGGCGCCCTCCACCTCCACCGCCACCGCTGCCATAACTGCCTCTGCGATCACTTGAAGATGATGGCCCTCTTCCTCCATGAGCAAGCTCAACCTATATCATGCATCTAAAATGTCAACCACATGGAAGCTCATACGTCCTACATAGATCTGTGTATCTATGAATATGAGAGAATCAAGATGGAAATTGTTCTTACCCTCAGCCTACAGCCATCAAAGTTGTAGCCATCCCTACCCCTGATGGCATCTTCAGCATCTCGAGAACTTTCAAACTAAAGAATACGGAGAAGGGAAATTAGAGATAAATCAGCACACAGAAGCAGCAGTTGACAATAagaaaggcaaaaaaaaaagcaaccaACAGCAGAAGGTCAAACTTCAAACTACAGAAAACTATATACATGTAAATATGCTAAATAAATATACCTCCACAAAACAGTAGCAAGGAGGGCGAGGTGGAATCTTCAACTCAATGTCCAATATACGACCATACTGCAATACAGGAGAGAATTTATAAACAGTAAGCACTTTTTAAGCTTAGGATACAGTGTTTCTTTTACAACAAACCTTAGGATACAGTGTTTCTTTTAAAAGGAATCTCAGTATATAGTGTCTGCAAGAATGTATGCTAAACCAACTCTACATTTCAAGGCTGAATGCTTCCAAATCGATGCCTCCCAACTGTTTACTCTCCTCAATCGGGTAAACAGAATACTAGTGGTATTGAGCACCACTGCCTAAAGCCTAGAGTAGCAAGTATGGAAGAAAGACCGAatctaaaataggaaaaataagaGGCAAGGAGCATGCAGTGCAAGATACCAGAGAAGAAGCCTCCCTCACCATCAAACTTTGTTTTCAACCACAACCTAATATTGATACTAGTACTGCAACAGATTCTCTTATGAAACTACACTTAGGCTTTCTTGTTCTAAAATTTCACATATAAGAGGCAAATCAAAAAAATCCATTATACAGATGGCATTGTAATGAAACTCAGGGAACAAGCATATCTAGGAATGCATTCATCTGCAATATAATCTCGGGTGAGgctgtttgtttttttttttataatgatgcGAGGCTgttgtttttttgttgtttacaAGTATAACTTATGCATTGAAGGTTGAATCCAGAGCCCTAGGAGATAATTACGATTGATAATAACTAACTTCTCCACAAGAAAATAAGCCTTTGCAGCTAAGTGTTTAAATAAGTGAATGTGACAGACCTTGTAGAACAGATCTTCAACTTCCAGTTCCTTTATATCTGCTGGTAGGTTGCCAACGTAGATTGAGCGTGAAAAGCGGCCACTCATTCTCAGCAATGAAGGGAGGATTCACAGAAAACTGCAAACAGATGTAACTTATAAACAATTTTCATGATTCCACTAAACACTGAAgagaaataattaaacaattatGGATAAATTTATATCATTCTGTATTTGACTTGATGATAACAGAATCGAGCAGAAAAATTCTGAAGCAAACCAAGAGAGCAATCCTTCAATTGAGCTGTACTCCACAAGCTCCATTGCTCAAATGCTCCATGATGCTCCAAAATTATAGATTCAAACAGaaaaattatgaaaccaagAGAAATATCCCAAGTTAAGCTAATGCTCCACAAGCTCCATTGCTCATATGCTCCAAGATGCTCCACAAGCAAAAATTATTTGAACTAATATTTGATCTCCTCATCCACTCAAAATTTTTGCAGATGATAGCTCTTCTGAGAGTGAGGAAGAACCTCCAACTATACATAAAACCCAAATACTCCACCCTGACTTGTCCCA encodes the following:
- the LOC101247702 gene encoding serine/arginine-rich splicing factor SR34A (The RefSeq protein has 1 non-frameshifting indel compared to this genomic sequence), which translates into the protein MSGRFSRSIYVGNLPADIKELEVEDLFYKYGRILDIELKIPPRPPCYCFVEFESSRDAEDAIRGRDGYNFDGCRLRVELAHGGRGPSSSSDRRGSYGSGGGGGGGRHGISRHSDYRVIIRGLPSSASWQDLKDHMRKAGDVCFAEVSRDSEGTFGLVDYTNYEDMKYAIRKLDDTEFRNPWTRTYIRVREYKGSPSRSRSRSRSRSRSRSRSRSKTPRKSRRSPARSISRSPPPKSRSASPVKSTRSRSLSRSMSRSRSRSRSRSRSKSRSPSRSRSASPQQARSNSG
- the LOC101247702 gene encoding serine/arginine-rich splicing factor SR34A isoform X1 is translated as MSGRFSRSIYVGNLPADIKELEVEDLFYKYGRILDIELKIPPRPPCYCFVEFESSRDAEDAIRGRDGYNFDGCRLRVELAHGGRGPSSSSDRRGSYGSGGGGGGGRHGISRHSDYRVIIRGLPSSASWQDLKDHMRKAGDVCFAEVSRDSEGTFGLVDYTNYEDMKYAIRKLDDTEFRNPWTRTYIRVREYKGSPSRSRSRSRSRSRSRSRSKTPRKSRRSPARSISRSPPPKSRSASPVKSTRSRSLSRSMSRSRSRSRSRSRSKSRSPSRSRSASPQQARSNSG